The sequence GGGCGTCCGCGAGGCGGTGCAGCTCGTCGTCGGACACGTGGACGTTGTGGGCGAGCACCGAGCGCGACGTCAGCAGGCCGGCGTCCTCGTACGTGGCGACGTAGTCGCGCGCGTGCGGGAACAGCTCCTTGACGAAGTCGATCTCGCCGACGCTCTCGTTCACGTGGCTGGTGAACAGCGCGCCGGGCGTCTCGTCGAGCAGGGTCTTGGACACGCCGAGCATCGCCTCGGTGGCGGATACGGAGAAGCGCGGGGTGACGGCGTACCGCAGCCGGCCGTGGCCGTGCCAGCGCGTCGCGAGCGCCTTGCCGGCCTCGTAGGCGGTCTCCGGCGAGACCTCCAGCTCCGGGCGCAGGTTGCGGTCGGAGGTCACGAGGCCGGAGGCGATCCGGAGCCCCGCCGCGTCGGCGGCCTCGAAGAGCGCGTGCTGGGCGGCGGGGAAGTGGCTGCCGAACACCAGCGCGGACGTCGTCCCGTTGCGCGCGAGCAGCCGCACGAACCGCTCGGCCGCCTTGGTCGCGTGGCCGAGGTCCGCCATCTTGGCCTCCTCGGGGAGCGTCCGCAGCGCGAGCCACTCGAGCAGCTCCAACCCCATCGCCCCGATCACCGGGATCTGCGGGTAGTGCACGTGCGTGTCGACCATGCCGGGGATCAGGACGCAGTCCCGCCGGTCGAGCACGTCGGCGTCGGGGTGCTGCCTCAGCACCTCGGTCGCCGGGCCGGTGGCGAGGATCGTCCCGTCCGCGAAGGCGACCGCGCCGTCGTCGAACGTCTCCAGCGCACCGTCGCTGGTGAAGGGATCGCGCGGCGTGTGCGCGATCCGCGCCCGGATGATCGTGGTGGCGGCCACCCGCGCAGACTAGACGCGCGGCCCGGTCGGCCGGCCCGTGTGCCCCTTACACTTCGTGCATGGCCGCCGCGACCGTCACTCCGACCTCCGTCACCGATCTCGCCCTTGCCGCCAAGGCGGCGGCGCGCAAGCTCGCGGCGGTACCGTCGGCGACCAAGGACGCGGCGCTGCTCGCGATCGCCGACGCCCTCGAGGCCCGGATCCCGGAGATCCTGGAGGCGAACGGGCGCGACCTGGACGCCGGGCGCGAGAACGGCCTCTCGGATGCCCTGATGGACCGCCTGGCGCTGACGGACGAGCGCGTGCGCGCGATCGCCGCCGGCACGCGCGCGATCGCGGCCCTGCCCGATCCCGTCGGCGAGGTCGTGGACGGCGGGCGCCTGCCCAACGGGCTCGAGGTGCGCAAGGTTCGAGTCCCGCTCGGCGTCGTGGCCGTGGTCTACGAGGCGCGGCCGAACGTGACCATCGACGCGGCCGCGCTGGCGCTGAAGTCGGGCAACGCGGTGCTGCTGCGCGGGTCGTCGAGCGCCGCGCACTCCAACGAGGTGCTCGCGCGGATCGCGACCGAGGCCGCGAGCGACCTGCCGGCCGGCGCGATCGGCCTCGTGGGCGGCGACCGGGCCGCGCTCACCGAGCTGGCCCAGCTCGAGGGCGTCGTCGACCTGATCATCCCGCGTGGGGGCGAGGGCCTGAAGAAGGCCATCAGCGCCGTCGCGAAGGTGCCTGTGATCTACGCGGCGGCGGGCAACTGCCACGTGTACGTGGACGAGTCGGCCGACCTGGCCGCGGCCGAGCGGATCATCGTCAACGCGAAGGTCCAGCGGCCCGGCACGTGCAACTCGGCCGAGACGCTGCTCGTCCACTCCGCGGTGGCGGCGCAGTTCCTCCCGGGTGCGATCGCCGCGCTGCGGGCCGAGGGCGTCGAGCTGCGCGGCGACGAGCGCGTGCGGGCGATCGACCCGAGCGTCAGCGCCGCGTCCGAGTCCGACTGGGGCGAGGAGTTCCTCGCGCTGATCCTGGCCGTGCGCGTCGTGGACTCGGTGGACGAGGCGATCGACCACGTCAACCGGTACGGCTCCGGGCACTCGGAGGCGATCATCACCAACGACCGCTCCGCCGCCCGCGCGTTCCAGCTCGGGATCGACAGCGCCTGCATCTACGTCAACGCCTCCACGCGCTTCACGGACGGCGGGGAGTTCGGGATGGGCGCCGAGATCGGCAACTCGACCCAGAAGCTCCACGCCCGCGGGCCGATCGGCCTGCGCGAGCTGTGCTCGACGCGCTACCTGGTCGAGGGCGACGGGCACGTGCGCGCTTGAGGCTCGGGCTGCTCGGCGGGACCTTCAACCCGCCGCACATCGGCCATCTCGTCTGCGCGGCGGAGGCGTGCGACCAGCTCGGGCTCGACGAGGTCGCGTTCATCCCGGTCAACCAGCCGCCGCACAAGGAGATCCACGGCGACCCGGGCGTGGAGGCGCGGGTGGAGCTCACCCGGCGCGCCGTGCAGGGCGACTCGCGCTTCTGGGTCTCCCGCGTCGACGCGGACGTCCCCGGTCGGTCCTACACGCTCGATACCCTCAGACGGCTGCATGAGTCGAGCCCGGCGGACGAGCTGACGTTCATCATGGGAGGCGACATGGCCTACTCGCTGCCCACGTGGCACGAGCCCGAGGCGGTCCTCTCCCTGGCGACGCTCGGCGTCGCCGAACGCGAGGGCATCCGCCGCGCCGACATCACCGAGCACCTCGCCGGCCTCGCCGGCGCAGACCAGATCCGCTTCTTCGACATGCCTCGTCTCGACATCTCCTCCTCGGCCATCCGCCGCCGCGTGGCGGAAGGCCGTCCGATCCGTTACCTCGTGCCCGACACCGTGGCCGAGTACATCGCCGCCGAAGGGTTTTACGCATGACCGCTCCCCGCGCCTCCGCGCCGATCGAGCCGGCCCAGCTCGCCGACCTCGTCGCGAACTACGCGTCGGACGTCAAGGCCCAGGACATCGTCGAGCTCGACCTCCGCGGCGTCCTCGGCTACACCGACTACTTCGTCGTCGCCACCGGCGGGTCCGACCGCCAGGTCAAGGCGATCCACGACCGCATCCACGAGAACATGAAGAAGGACCACGGCCTGCTCCCGCGGCGCGTCGAGGGCGTGAGCGAGTCCCGCTGGATCCTCATGGACTACCTGGACGTGATCGTGCACATCTTCACCGCCGAGGCGCGCGAGTACTACCGCCTCGAGCAGCTCTGGGGCGAAGCCCCGAAGCGCGAGATCGAGTAGCGCGCGGGGCGGCTCGAACCCAGGAACGAGAAAGGGCCGCCCGGTGGGCGGCCCTTTCACTTAGTGGAGCTAGCCGGGATCGAACCGGCGACCTCGTGACTGCCAGTCACGCGCTCTCCCAGCTGAGCTATAGCCCCAAGCAGCTGGTGCGAGGAGCAGTTTAGCGACCCCGCATCGGGGATGTGGGTCGGTCCGGGCGCTAACCTCCGCGCCTCATGGCCGAGCACCGTTACGAGCCGCACGAGATCGAACGCAAGTGGCAGGAGATCTGGGAGCGGGAGCGCACCTGGGAAGTCTCCAACGACGTCGATGGCGCGCCGCGCTCGTACGTGCTCGAGATGCTTCCGTATCCGTCGGGCGAGCCTCACATGGGGCACCTGAAGAACTACAGCGTCGGTGACGCGGTGGCGCACTTCCGCCGCCGCAACGGCATGCGGGTGCTGCACCCGATGGGTTACGACGCGTTCGGCCTGCCCGCGGAGAACAACGCGATCAAGACCGGCAAGCACCCGCGGGTGGCGACCGAGGAGTCGATCGCGTCCTTCCAGCGGCAGTTCCGCTCCTGGGGCATCTCGATCGACTGGTCGCGCGAGTTCGGCACGCACGAGCCGCGGTACTACCGCTGGACGCAGTGGATCTTCCTGCAGCTGTTCGAGCGCGGGCTGGCCTACCGCAAGGAGGCCGCGGTCAACTGGTGCCCGAAGGACGCGACCGTGCTCGCCAACGAGCAGGTCATCGACGGGCACTGCGAGCGCTGTGGCACCGCCGTCGAGCTGCGCCAGCTCGAGCAGTGGTTCTTCCGCATCACCGACTACGCCGACCGCCTGCTGGACGATCTGGAGACGATCGACTGGCCGCAGAACGTGGTCACGATGCAGCGCAACTGGATCGGTCGGTCCGAGGGCGCGGAGGTCACGTTCTCCGAGGCCGAGACGGGTCGCGACTACTCCGTCTTCACCACCCGCCCGGACACGCTGTTCGGCGCGACGTTCTTCGTGATGGCGCCCGAGCACCCCGACGTGCTTCGCCTGGCCGCCGGCACCGAGCACGAGGCGGCGGTCCGCGAGTACGTCAACACGGTCCTCACCGAGAGCCGCGAGGAGCGTGCGGACACCGACCGCAAGAAGACCGGCGTGCCGCTGGGCCGCAGCGTCATCAACCCGGTCAACGGCGAGAAGATCCCGATGTACGTCGCCGACTACGTGCTGATGGAGTACGGCACCGGCGCGATCATGGCCGTCCCGGGCCACGACGAGCGCGACTTCGACTTCGCGACGGAGTTCGGGCTGGAGATCCGGCAGGTCGTTGACGGCGGCCCCGACGCCGAGCTGCCCTACTCGGGCGACGGCCCG comes from Solirubrobacter pauli and encodes:
- a CDS encoding glutamate-5-semialdehyde dehydrogenase, which codes for MAAATVTPTSVTDLALAAKAAARKLAAVPSATKDAALLAIADALEARIPEILEANGRDLDAGRENGLSDALMDRLALTDERVRAIAAGTRAIAALPDPVGEVVDGGRLPNGLEVRKVRVPLGVVAVVYEARPNVTIDAAALALKSGNAVLLRGSSSAAHSNEVLARIATEAASDLPAGAIGLVGGDRAALTELAQLEGVVDLIIPRGGEGLKKAISAVAKVPVIYAAAGNCHVYVDESADLAAAERIIVNAKVQRPGTCNSAETLLVHSAVAAQFLPGAIAALRAEGVELRGDERVRAIDPSVSAASESDWGEEFLALILAVRVVDSVDEAIDHVNRYGSGHSEAIITNDRSAARAFQLGIDSACIYVNASTRFTDGGEFGMGAEIGNSTQKLHARGPIGLRELCSTRYLVEGDGHVRA
- the rsfS gene encoding ribosome silencing factor, which translates into the protein MTAPRASAPIEPAQLADLVANYASDVKAQDIVELDLRGVLGYTDYFVVATGGSDRQVKAIHDRIHENMKKDHGLLPRRVEGVSESRWILMDYLDVIVHIFTAEAREYYRLEQLWGEAPKREIE
- the guaD gene encoding guanine deaminase; this encodes MAATTIIRARIAHTPRDPFTSDGALETFDDGAVAFADGTILATGPATEVLRQHPDADVLDRRDCVLIPGMVDTHVHYPQIPVIGAMGLELLEWLALRTLPEEAKMADLGHATKAAERFVRLLARNGTTSALVFGSHFPAAQHALFEAADAAGLRIASGLVTSDRNLRPELEVSPETAYEAGKALATRWHGHGRLRYAVTPRFSVSATEAMLGVSKTLLDETPGALFTSHVNESVGEIDFVKELFPHARDYVATYEDAGLLTSRSVLAHNVHVSDDELHRLADAHTAVAHCPSSNAFLSSGIFPMARHVEHGVRFGMGTDVGAGTGLSMLKEGLVAYHVQMVREEGHMLGPAHLLYLATLAGARAIGLDDETGDLTPGKAADLVLLKPPPGGTLEAVLEEAPDWNAALGAIFTLAREECVEETRVAGEPVYTSTK
- the nadD gene encoding nicotinate-nucleotide adenylyltransferase; its protein translation is MRLGLLGGTFNPPHIGHLVCAAEACDQLGLDEVAFIPVNQPPHKEIHGDPGVEARVELTRRAVQGDSRFWVSRVDADVPGRSYTLDTLRRLHESSPADELTFIMGGDMAYSLPTWHEPEAVLSLATLGVAEREGIRRADITEHLAGLAGADQIRFFDMPRLDISSSAIRRRVAEGRPIRYLVPDTVAEYIAAEGFYA